CACGTCGGAACGAATGCGCACCATGCCTCCCTTCTCGAGCAACTCCTGCGTCAACGTCGTTTTACCGCTGCCGGATAGTCCATGGGTGAGATAGAGGTGCGGTGCCGCCGGCTCAATATATCGAGAGGCCAATTCGAGGTATCTGGCCCCCGCACTCAAGGCTGCTTGTCGCTCATCCCGGGATACACCAGGCTGACCGCTGCGGATGGCATTTACCTTGGCGCGCACCAGTGCGCGATAGACGAGATAAAATGGCAGGACAGCCATGCCGCGGTAATCGCCTGTCACTTCCAGATACCGATTCAAACAACGATGAGCGAGCGATGTTTCGCCTCGATCATCGAGGTCCATGATCAGAAAGGCGATCTCGCTCAGGGTATCGATCCAGCGCAGATCAGGGTTGAATTCGAGACAGTCAAAGGGCACCACCGTCTGCTCCAGGGCGACTATATTGCCCAGATGCAGATCGCCGTGGCATTCGCGGATATGCCCCTCCGCCCGGCGTCGCGAAAAGAGATCGTGCTTCGTGGTATGCTCCCGCCCGCTCCAGTCCCGCAAGCGCTCGAGGCGCTCGCGCTGAGGCATGGCCAGCGGTGTTCCATCGATCTGCAGGAAATTCTGCTCGACGGGAGCCCAGATCTGCTCAGGCGTACCGTAGTGCGAATCCGTCGGCGCGGGCTCCAACTGCTGGTGAAAGCGGGCGATTTCGTCGGTGACGGTGTCGATGAGTGCGGCGGTTAATTGACCATTTTCCTGCAGCCTGTCGAGGAGTTGCGATTGCGGGAAGCGACGCATTTTAACCGCATAGTCCAACGGCACTCCCTTGCCCTCGACACGGGGCGAGTGTGCAGCTCCGGTGATGGCTACCACTGCCTCATAGAGGCGGGGGGCCAAGCGTTGGTTGAGTCGCAGTTCCGCCTCGCAGGCTGCACGCCGCTTTTCGAGCGTGGAAAAATCGAGAAAACCCAAGTCAAGCGGTTTCTTGATTTTATAAGCCCAATTGCCCGCGAGGAGCACCCAGGAAATGTGGGTTTCGATCAACTCAACGGGTTCGCCAGCGTCCGCCAGGATGCCGGGTTGCATCAGGGCTGCAATGAACTCGGGTTGAGATGCGGCGGTCATAGCGACGTCAATCTAGCACGGTAGCGAAATGCTGTCGTATCGAATTCGGAACAGGTAGTGGCAAAGAGAAAAAGACGAAAACCACGCACCCGACGCGCCCCGGCTCCGCGGCGTTGGCGCAGCGCGGGGTGGATCGTGCTGATCGGGTTGATGACATTCGCCGGCTATGCCGTTTATCTGGATTTCGAAATACGCGGCGCCTTCGAGGGTCGGCGCTGGGCGGTGCCGGCGCGCGTCTATGCGCGGTCGCTGGAGCTTTTTGCCGGCGCACCGATCTCGATAGAACAATTGACGGAAGAGCTGCAGCGGCTCGAGTACCGCTCCGTGACCAATCCCCAGCGGCCGGGCGAGTATCACCGCGCGGGTAATACCCTCCATGTGCATACTCGCCAGTTCAGATTCTGGGACGCTGAAGAGCCGGCGCGCCGCCTGCGCATCCAATTCGACGGTGGTGTGCTTCGCGCCGTGGGACCTGACACCTTTGGTGCGGCATTGCCCATAGCGCGACTCGATCCACCCCAGATTGGCGCCATTTACCCGGCGCACCGGGAGGACCGCGTACTGATCCGACTCGCCGATGTGCCGCCGCTGCTGATTCAGGGACTGCTGGCGGTCGAGGATCGCAATTTCTACCAGCATTCCGGCATCGATTTACGCGCCATAGCGCGTGCCGCCTGGGCCAATCTGCGCGCGCTCAGTCTCGTTCAGGGCGCCAGCACTGTCACGCAGCAGCTGGTGAAGAACTTTTTTCTGACACCTGAGCGCACGCTCTGGCGCAAGTCCAACGAAGCGCTGATGGCGCTCCTGTTGGAGTGGCATTACGACAAGGACGAGATTCTGCAGGCGTACCTCAATGAGATCTATCTGGGCCAGCGGGGGCGCTACGCGATTCATGGCTTCGGGCTCGCTTCCCGGTTCTACTTCGGACGACCGATCGAGCAGCTCGATGCGGCACAACTGGCCACCCTGATCGGTTTTGTCCGCGGTCCCTCCTACTACGACCCCTGGCGTCATCCTCAGCGCGCGCTCGAGCGACGCAACCGGGTTCTGCGGCAAATGGCCGGGCAACGGCTGCTGGACAGCGCCGAGGCGAAGCGGCTGCAGAAGCAACCCTTGGGTATCGGCGAGCGCCCCGCCGGGGGAGCCACACCCTATCCCGGCTTCATGGATCTGGTGCGTCGCCAGTTGCGTCAGTTCTATCGCGAAGAGGACCTCACCTCAGAGGGACTGCGCATCTTCACCACCCTGGACCCGGTGGTGCAGGCGCAGGCTGAACGCGCGGTCGCCCGATGGATGGGGCGTCTCGAGCGGCGCAGCAATCTGTCTGCCGGTACGCTGGAGACGGCATTGCTGGTCAGCGCACGTGAACGTGGTGAGGTGCTGGCCCTGGTGGGTGGCAGCGAACCCCGTTACCCCGGTTTCAACCGTGTGCTGGATGCCGCCCGGCCGATCGGATCGCTTATCAAACCGGTGGTCTATCTTGCTGCCCTCAGCGAACCGGATCGTTACCATCTCGCCACCCGGATCGATGACTCGCCTATCCGCATCCAGGGACAGAATGGCACTATCTGGTCGCCGCAGAACTTTGATGGCGAGTATCGGGGGGCTGTCACGTTACGGGATGCCTTGACGAACTCCTATAACGTGCCGGTGGTGCGAGTGGGAATGGACCTCGGCATGGAGCGCGTTCTCAACAGCTTGCGCCAACTGGGTGCCCGTCGTTCGCTCGATCCTTATCCCTCACTGTTCTTAGGGGCTGCCGCCTTGACACCGCTGGAGGTGGGCCAGATCTATCAAAGCCTCGCTGATGGCGGTTTTGCGACGCCGTTACGAGGCATCCGGGAGGTGCTCTCCGCGGATGGCCAACCACTGCAACGCTATCCTCTGGTGGTGGAGCAAGCCGCCGATCCCAGGGCGGTCTTCCTGGTCTCGTCCGTATTGCAGCAGGTGGTAAGTGTTGGGACCGCCAAACAGCTTGCCGAGCAGATATCTCCCAACGCGGCCATCGCGGGCAAGACAGGCACCACCGATGGGATGCGAGACAGCTGGTTTGCGGGTTATACGACCGATCATGTCGCCGTGGTGTGGGTAGGGCGTGATGACAATGAACCCACCGGACTGACCGGCAGCAGCGGGGCGATGCGGATCTGGGGTGAACTGATGGCGCGGTTGCCGCTCCGGCCTCTGGAGTTGCTGCCCCCGGAAGGCATAGAGTGGGCGCGTGTCGATCGTGACTCCGGCCTGATCGCCAACGACCGCTGTGAGCGGAGCGACTGGCTGCCATTCGTTCGCGGCAGCGAGCCGCGCCAGCAGGCGCCTTGCGCGACCCCCTGGTGACCCTTGCATCCTCCCCAGAACCCGATATGGTTAGTCCGGTTACGGAGCTGATGTGGTGGAATGGGATGAATGACGGGCGACCAAGATCGCCGCTGCAGGGGCTTGCCGCGATCCTGCTCGCGCTGCTCGCCGGGTGTGCGGGTGTGGCGCCCGATGCGCAGGATAGGCACTTGGATACCACCGCCATTGCGGCGCCCGTCAGTGATCTGTCGACACCCGTTCAGGCGCCTGCGACCCAGGAGTCGCCCGCGGTGGTGGCGCTGCTCGACCAGGCTGACAACCAACGTTCGGGCGGGCAGTTGGAGCGCTCGGTCGCCACTGTGGAGAGGGCGCTGCGCATAGAGCCGCGCAACCCGCGCCTCTGGTTGCGGTTGGCTGAGTTGCGTCTTGCGATGGCGATGCCGGAAAGAGCGGAACAGCTCGCCATGAAAGCCAAGGCATTGGCGGTAGCCAATCCCGTGTTGATCGAAAAAAGCTGGCGATTGATCGCCCAGGCCCGCTACCAGAGGGGTGATACTGCCGGAGCCGCCGAGGCCTTGCGCCAGGCTGGAAACTACCGTGAGTGATGAAGACAAAAAAGAACAGCCCGCAGTCTACTCGCTCGATAAGTTGATCGGTGAGGCGCGCCGCCTGGCCGCCGACTACCGGCGGGCAACCGGGAAGCCTTTACCCGGCGTAAGCATCGAGATCGCTCTGCATGATGCGGCTCGTCTGCTCGACCTGGATTTGACTCCAGGTGCCGGCGGCTATGATGCGATCGGTCGCGGGGCACGCGACGGCAAGCGAATTCAGATCAAGGGGCGCGTGATCTTTGACGAAGCCAAAGGCGGGCAGCGTATCGGGCAATTGAGCAGCGGTGAGGCCTGGGACTGCCTGGTGCTGGTGTTGATGGACGACGAATACCAGCCCTTCGAAATCTACGAAGCCGCGCGTGATGAGATCATGGCCGCATTGGCTGAACAGACCAGCAGCGCACGTGCAAAACGCGGCGCCCTCTCGGTGGCCAAATTCAAGATGATCTCGCGGCTGGTTTGGGATCGCGATACGGGACTCGATCCCCAAGGCTGGGAAAACCGACCGGCCGATTCAGACCTCCGCAAGTAGGTCCACCGTTGTGAGCCACTTTGACGCTTCCCTGCGCGAACTGTTCGCCGCTGATGGCCCCATTGCCGGGCAGCTGGAGCGCTATACGCCACGGCAGGCGCAGAGCGAAATGGCCGAGGTGGTGGAGCGCACGCTGGAGAACGCCGATATCCTGATATGCGAGGCCGGTACCGGAACCGGAAAAACCTTCGCTTATCTGGTCCCCGCGCTGCGTTCGGGCCTGCGTGTTCTGATCTCCACCGGCACCCGCAATCTGCAGGATCAGCTCTTTCATCGCGACCTGCCACGCGTGCGCGAGGCGTTGGGTATCCCGGTGCAGGCGGTGCTGCTCAAAGGGCGGTCCAATTATCTGTGCCAGCACCGCATGCAAGTTACGGCCGCCGAGGGACGCTTTGCACGCCGCGAAGACGCGAGCCACTTCCAGTGTATTCAAGCCTGGTCAGGACGTACGCAGGATGGCGACATCGCAGAGGTGGAGGGTATCCCCGAGGACTCCTATCTCTGGGCTCGCGTCACGTCCACTACCGACAACTGCCTGGGGCAGGAGTGCGAACACCTGCAGCGCTGCTTTCTCTATAAGGCGCGCAAGCGGGCGCTGGAAGCCGATCTGGTGGTGATCAATCACCATCTGCTGTTTGCCGATCTGGCGTTACGGGAAAACGGTTTCGGCGAGTTGCTGCCGAGCGCCGATGCCGTTGTCGTGGACGAGGCCCACCAGCTGCCCGAAATAGCCGCGAGTTACTTTGGTCAATCGTTGAGCGCGCGGCGGCTGGAGGAACTGGCGAATGATGCAATCACCGAGCGTTTGCGCGATGCACCGGATGCCCGGGGTATCGAGGATGCCGCCTGTCAGCTCGAGAAGGCGACGCGCGATATGCGTCTCGCCTTTGGCCGTGAGGCGCGACGGGGCCCCTGGGATGCCGTCCGCGACCTGCCCGCGGTGAGCGTCGGTGTCGCCCGCGTACTGGAAGGGCTGGTGGCGCTACGCCAGGAGTTGGAAGCCCATGCAGCACGCGGCAAGGGGTTGGAGAGCTGCTGGCGTCGCAGTGATGAGCTGCGCGGTCTGCTTGCCACCTTGTCGGGTACGGCCGTTGCAGGCTATGTGCAATGGTTTGAGACCACCCGGCGAGGGTTCAACCTGAACCTGACGCCACTCGACGTCGCTGAGCCTTTTCAGGCTTATCTCAAGGCTGCGGAGCGGGCCTGGATCTTTACCTCGGCGACACTGGCGGTGGGCGGGCGTTTCGAGCACTTCGCCCGTCGACTTGGGCTCGAGGACTTCACCTCCGGCCGCTGGGAGAGCCCTTTCGATTACGCCAGCCAGGGGCTGCTCTATCTGCCGCCTCAATTGCCGGAGCCCAATGATCCTGGCTATACGCGTGCCGTGGTGGAGTGCGCGTTGCCGATACTGGAAGCGAGTGGCGGTCGAGCCTTCCTGCTCTTCACCAGTCATCGTGCACTCCAGGAGGCTCACGATCGTCTGAAGGATCGTATCGATTTCCCGCTACTGGTGCAGGGAAGTGCCCCCAAGGGTGAACTGCTGGATCGATTTCGTGCGGCCGGCAACGCGGTACTGCTGGGTACCGCCAGTTTCTGGGAAGGTGTGGATGTACGCGGCCCGGCGCTCTCCTGCGTCATCATCGACCGGCTGCCGTTCGCCTCACCCGGCGATCCGGTCCTGGAGGCGCGTATCAAGGCACTGCGGGAGGCGGGAGGCAATCCTTTTCGCGACTACCAGCTGCCGCAGGCGGTCATCGGCCTGAAACAGGGTGTGGGGCGTCTGATTCGCGATGAAGAGGATTCGGGCGTTCTGGTTGTCTGCGATCCGCGTTTGCGCACCAAATCCTATGGTCGTGTCTTTCGCCAAAGCCTGCCACCCATGCCGGTCACGCAGGCGATTGACGATGTCAGGCGTTTCTTCAACGATCCACGCCATCATCTGACCGCGTTGAACGAAGCGGTTTCGAGTTAGTATCGATTGACAATGAACGAGAACATCGAGGTCATGGCGGACCCAAGCATCCTCGCAGTCGAGACATCCACCGAAGCCTGCTCAGCGGCGTTGCTGATCGGCGGTGAAATCGCTGAACGCTACGAGATCGCGCCGCGGGCGCATGCCCGGCTGATCCTCGGTATGGTGGATGAACTGCTCGCCGTGGCGGAACTGAAACCGCAGCAACTCGACGCCATCGCCTTTGGGCGTGGTCCGGGGGCCTTCACCGGTGTCCGTATCGCGGCGGGGGTCGTACAGGGAATCGCTTTCGGGGCCGACCTGCCGGTGATCCCGGTCTCGTCGTTGGCGGCGTTGGCGCAGGATGCAATAGATTACAGCAATCAGACGCGGATCCTGGCTGCGATTGATGCGCGGATGGGAGAACTCTACTGGGGAATCTATCGGTGCGGTGATCAAGGCTACGCGGTTGCCGTTGGAGATGAACAGGTAACCGATGCCGCAAGAGTGGTTATCCCCGACTCGGAAACCTGGTTTGGCGCAGGATCGGGATGGGATGTCTATGGCGTACAGCTGCGCGATCGCCTGGAACAGCGCTTGGCCGGTGTTGCTGCCGAGACCTTTCCGCGTGCGCGTTCCATTGCGCGATTGGCGGTCAGGGAATGGAGCGCTGGCAATACCGTGGCCGCCGACCAGGCCCTACCGGTCTATCTGCGCAACAGGGTGGTTCAGGCACCTTGATCGGGTGTCGGTCTGCAAGTTCCCGGCGGACCGCGGTCGGGCCACACCGACCGCTAGCCCGCCCGGGCAGGCATCGCCATTGTGCCTGTTATGAAATGACCAATAACAAACAACAGGGAGAGAAACGATGAAAAAGTGTTTACTGGCAGGTGGGGTGCTGTGCCTGTTGTGGGTGGTGACGGTGGGCGCCGCGCCCAAGGGGTCGGATATGAGTTGTGCCTCGTTGGAGTTTCTGAATGCATGCGCCCTCAACGGCGGCATAGTGTCCTGCAGCAAGGGTTCGATAAATGGCCGACCGGAGACCACAGCGATGTGCTGCAAGGAAGGCGCGGGTGGCAGCCGGGTCTGCTCTTACGATCCCAATGACATCGCCCGCGGTGCGGTGGCGCCGCGTGCTTTGAACGCTGATAAGCGCGCACCGCTACGCGGTCGGGAAGCAGGTGCGCCCGCTAACCCCACGGGGAAACGGCCAATCGGCCGGTAACCCGGCGACCGGCTGAACACCGATTCGAGAAGCAGTCTGCACCGGGAGAGGGGGAGTTTGAGTGATAATCGGGCGCGATTGACCTGAACCAGGGGCAGGTGTCTGGCACCATGCAAATCAGTTCCACCAATGCCACTCTACTACCCGCTCCGCGCCCACGAGTGGATTCGGGGCGTTCCCCGCGCCTGCCCGGGCCCGATCCGGAGGCGCAGCAACAGCTACCCGAGTCGCGTGCCGCCCGCCAATACGCCACCAGCCAGGCGGAGGTGGTCGATTCGCTGCGGCGGTTTGCGCAACTGCGCGGACAGGCAGAACCCCAGGACGGGCGGACGGTATTACCGCTGCGCAGCCGACAGGCGCTGGACGCCTATGTCGAAACCAGACGCGAGGAAGAAAGGGCGTTCCTCCACGATGTGATGGGAGTGGATATCTTCGCCTGATCGAGTAACGACACAGTGCCGGGGTTTGCGCATCGGGATCCACGGACATGTTGTCGAGGCTCAAGTGAGCAGCAGATTCTCCAACACCCTCCGGTAGGTCCGCGACAGGGTGTCCAGATCGTCCACGGCCACGCATTCGTTGACCTTGTGGATAGTGGCGTTGAGGGGGCCGAACTCGACCACTTGCGATCCGGTGGGGGCGACGAATCGGCCATCGGATGTTCCGCCAGCGGTCGAAAGCCGGCATTCCACGCCAAGTTCGGTACGCACCGCCGCCTGGAGAGCCGCGGTCAGTTCGCCCGGTTGCGTGATGAAGGGTAAACCGGAGGACTTCCATTTCACCTCGTAATCCACTTCGTGCCGATTCAGGCACTCGGTGAGCCGTGCGCGTAACCCCTCGAAGGTCTGTTCCGTGGAGTAGCGCCAGTTGGCTTGGACGTCCAGGTGGCCCGGTATGACGTTGTCGGCGCCGGTGCCGGCGTTGATATTGGCCACCTGAAAACTGGTGGGTGGGAAAAACTCGTTGCCAGAGTCCCATTCGGTGGTCGTCAGTTCCGCCAGTATCGGTGCGAAGCGGTGCACCGGATTGTCGGCCTTGTCGGGGTAAGCGACATGGCCCTGGACGCCGTTGATGCGCAGATGCACATTGAGTGACCCGCGACGGCCGTTTTTGGCGACATCGCCCAGCGTCATCTCGCAGGAAGGCTCACCCAGAAGGCACCAGTCGATGTATTCGCCGCGTGCCTGCAGCGCCTCGACAACCTTGACGGTGCCATCGATGGCAGGGCCCTCTTCGTCGCTGGTCAGCAAAAACGCGATGGATCCTCGATGATCGGGGTGTGCGGCGATGAATTCTTCGCAGGCGGTAACCATTGCGGCAATGCCGCCCTTCATGTCCGCGGCGCCACGTCCGTAGAGCATGCCGTCGCGAATCGTTGGCTCAAAGGGTGGCGCAACCCAGCGTTCGGCCGGTCCGGGTGGCACCACATCGGTGTGACCGGCGAGTACCAGCAGCGGCGCCTCCGTCCCGCGCCGCGCCCAGAGATTGCTCACGTCCCCGTGATCCATGCGCTCGATGTGGAACCCGACGGTGTCCAGGCGTGCGGCGATCAACTCCAGGCAGCCGGCATCGTCCGGTGTCACGGAGGGACGCCGAATCAGCTCCTGGGTCAACTTCAGGGTGGCGGACATCAGGGTTTGTGAACGCGTCCAGGTGCGTTCAGGAACAGCCGCAACAGGCGAGGGGATGCGTTCACTACCACTCAATCCTGGCGCAGCAGTTCGTTGATGCCGACCTTGCTGCGGGTCTTGGCGTCCACCTGTTTGATGATCACCGCGCAGTAGAGGCTATGGCTGCCGTCCTGGGCTGGTAGATTGCCGGAGACCACTACGGAACCGGCAGGAATGCGCCCGAAGCTGGTTTCGCCCGTTGCGCGATTGTAGATTTTGGTGCTTTGCCCGATGTAGACGCCCATGGAGATGACGGAGCCCTTCTCCACGATCACGCCCTCAACGACTTCGGAGCGGGCGCCGATGAAGCAGTCGTCCTCGATGATCGTCGGGCTGGCCTGCAGCGGTTCCAGAACCCCGCCGATACCGACGCCGCCGGAGAGATGGACGTTCTTGCCGATCTGCGCGCAGGAGCCCACGGTGGCCCAGGTATCGACCATGGTTCCGCTGTCGACATAGGCGCCGATGTTGACATAGGAGGGCATCAATACCACATTCGGCGCGATGTAGGCCCCGCGGCGCGCCATGGCGGGGGGTACCACACGCACGCCGCTGGCGGCCAGCTCCGCCTTGCCCATATCGGCAAATTTGGGTGCCACCTTGTCGTAGTAATGGGTGAATCCTCCCTGCATGACACGGTTCTCCTCCAGCCGGAAGGAGAGCAATACCGCCTTTTTCAACCACTGATTCACCACCCATTCACCCACGCCCCGTTGCTCGGCCACCCGCGCCTTGCCGGTATCGAGCAGATTGAGCGCCTCCGCCACCGCTTCGCGAAGGGCGGGGTCGGCGTTATGCGGATTGAGTTCCGCACGGTGTTCGAAGGCCTTTTCGATGGTGTTCTGCAGGTCAGTCATTCACGATTCTCCAAAGATATTGCCAACGTCTTTTCGATTGCGGGAAGCGCGACGCTCACAGCGCCGCCACGAAATCACGGATGCGGATTGCGGCTGCAACGCACTCCTCCAGCGGCGCCACCAGCGCCATACGCACCCGGTTGGTGCCGGGATTGACGCCGTGGGCGTTGCGCGACAGGTAACTGCCTGGAAGAAGGCGCACATTGTACTCGGCAAACAAGCGATGGGCGAACACCGTGTCGGAGATAGGCGTTCGCGGCCAAAGGTAGAAGCTCGCCGGCGGGCGATAGAGTTCCAACGTGTCGCCAAGCACCTCCAGAACGGCATCGAATTTGGCGCGATAGGCCGTGCGGTTTTCGACCACGTGTCTTTCGTCGCGCCAGGCGCTGACACTGGCTGACTGGGTGGGCGGAGGTAATGCGCAACCATGATAGGTGCGATAGAGCAGAAAACGTTCGATTAGACGCGCGTCACCCGCGGCGAACCCCGATCGCAGACCCGGCAGATTGGAACGCTTGGAAAGACTGTGAAAGACGATGCAGCGCGCGTAATCGTCACGACCCAGGCCCGCCGCCGCGGCAAGCAATCCCGGTGGGGGAGCGGTTTCATCCTGATAGATCTCCGAATAGCACTCATCGGAGGCAATGATGAAATCGTGACGATCCGCCAGATCGATCAGACGCTGCAGCGTCTCGAGGTCGGCGACAGCGCCCGACGGGTTGCCAGGCGAGCACAGATAGAGCAGTTGACAGCGGTCCCACACCCGTTCCGGCACTGCGTTCAGATCGGGCAGGAAGCCCGTTTCGGCGGTGGTGTTGAGGAAGTAGGGTTCCGCGCCCGCCAACAGTGCGGCTCCTTCATAGATCTGGTAAAAGGGGTTCGGCATCACCACCAGCGGATTGGTTGAGCGATCGATCATCGCCTGTGCGCAGGCGAACAGCGCCTCGCGTGTACCGGCCACCGGGAGTATGTGCAGTTCGGGATCGACGGAACCCGTCTTGAGGTTGAATCGCCGAATCAGCCAGTCTGCGATGGCATTACGCAACTCCGGTATCCCCTTGGTCAGTGGGTAACTCCCCAGTCCGTTCAGGTGGCCGATGAGATCTTCGATCACGAATCCCGGCGGTCGATGTTTGGGTTCACCGATCGAGAGGTTAACGGGTGCGAACTCGGGGTTGGGTGTGACGCCGCTTAGCAGTTCGTTGAGGCGCTGAAAGGGATAGGGTTGCAGTCGATTGAGATCGGGGTTCATGCGTGGCCAATCAGGGTGGCGAAGGGTCGATGACAACGCGCCGTAGTATAGGCGATGGCCAGGCGCCGTCCCAAGGTGTATGGCTCCCGGTTGGCAGTCTTCTGCTGTGCGCGACGCTCTGGGGCGTGGTCTGGTATCCACTGCGCCTGCTGGAAGAGGCGGGACTTAGCGGTTTGTGGTCGTCGCTGGTGATGTATCTCGCAACACTTTGTGCCGTCCCTTTGATAGTGCGGGGTGCAGGACGGGCATGGCGCAGTCACCTGTCCTGGTTGCTGGCGCTGGCGCTTTCCAGCGGCTGGTGCAATGTCGCTTTTATCCTCGCGGTGCTGGATGGGACCGTGGTGCGGGTGCTGCTGCTCTTCTATCTGGCGCCCCTGTGGGCGGTTCTACTGGGACACTGGTTGGTTGGCGAACGCATCACCCCCACGGCGTTGGTGGTGCTCACCCTGGCCATCGGTGGGGCCGCGGTGATGCTGTGGGATCCCGCCATTGGCCTGCCTTGGCCGCGCGAGCGCAGCGATTGGCTGGCACTCTCCAGCGGCTTCACATTCGGCCTGAACAACGTGCTGGTGCGACGGCTGCAAAGCGTATCGATCGGGGTGAAGACAACGACTGCCTGGCTGGGTGTGGTGGGTATTGCTTTGCTGTGGCTGGTGTTAAGCGGGGCCGAACTGCCCGCAGTGCCCAACGGCGTCTGGTTGGGGGCAGGGGCATTGGGACTGTTTGGTATGACGTTGATGACCTTATCATTGCAGTATGGCGTCACCCATCTGCCGATCCAACGCTCTTCGATCATCCTGCTGTTCGAACTGGTCGCGGGGGCACTGAGTGCCTACTGGTTGGCGGGAGAGCTGTTGCATGGCAGGGAGTGGCTGGGTGGGGCACTCATCGTCGCAGCGGCCTACGTTTCGGGGCGCCGCAGCCCCGGGTGCGCAAACTAGCCGTCCAGATAGCGATGGATGGCGTCGGTGAGACATTGAAACTGCGCCGGACTGCTGAGCGGCTGGTTTTTGTTATCCGTGATGTAGAAGATGTCCTCGGCCCGCGCCCCGAAGGTGGCGATTTTGGCGTTTTTCAGGCGCACGCCACACTCGGCGAACGCCTTGCCCACCGATGAGAGCAGCCCCGGCCGATCGGAGGTAAACAATTCCAACACCGTTCGGTTGTTGGGTTCGTCGAGATTGAAATGGATCTCCGAGGGCATGGTAAAGTGCTTTAGCTGGCGCGGAATGCGACGCCGGATGGGTGGGATGGGTTGGTCTGGAGCCGCCAGCATCCGACGCAGCTGGTCGCGAATCTCATCGAGCCGGAAAGGATCCGTCACCGGTGTTCCCGATTCGTCGAGCACCAGGTAGGTGTCAAGCGTGTAACCATTGTTCGTCGGCATGATGCGCGCATCCGCGATGGTCAATGCCAGTTGATCGAGCATTGAGGTCGTCTGGGCGAAGACGCGGTCGCTGTCGCGGGTGTAGATGAAGATGACGGTGCCGCCCTGTTTCTCGTGCGGACGAACCAGAACCAGGGGTAACTCCTCGCGCGGGGTGCGTACTATGGCCTTGGTTTGCCACGCCAATTCGTCGACCGAGCAACGCAGGACATACTCTTCGTGCACGTGCCGCCACAGGCTGTTGATCTCCTCGTTGCTCAGGCCCTCGCGGCGCAGTTGCGCACGGGCCATGGCGCGAATGCCACGCAGACGGTCGTCGCGATCGATCGGGATCTCCAGGCCGCGGCGCAGCGCCCGTTTGGTCCGCGTGTAGAGGTCGTGAAGCAACGTGTTCTTCCACGAGTTCCAGATGGTGGGGTTGGTGGCCCGGATATCGGCAACCGTCAACAGAAACAGGTAATCGAGGTGATCCTGATCGCCCATGGTATGTGCAAATGCCGTTATGACTTCAGGATCGCTGATGTCGCGCCGCTGTGCGGTCAGGGACATGACCAGGTGATTGGCCACCAACCAGGAGACCAGGCCGGCGTCGTAAGCGCTCAGGTGGTGCTCTTCACAGAACCGAAGTGCTTCGTCGGCGCCGATTTTGCTGTGATCCCCACGGCGACCCTTGCCAATATCGTGGAACAATCCTGCGAGATAGAGCAGTTCCATCTTCGGAATG
This portion of the Pseudomonadota bacterium genome encodes:
- a CDS encoding aminoglycoside phosphotransferase — protein: MQPGILADAGEPVELIETHISWVLLAGNWAYKIKKPLDLGFLDFSTLEKRRAACEAELRLNQRLAPRLYEAVVAITGAAHSPRVEGKGVPLDYAVKMRRFPQSQLLDRLQENGQLTAALIDTVTDEIARFHQQLEPAPTDSHYGTPEQIWAPVEQNFLQIDGTPLAMPQRERLERLRDWSGREHTTKHDLFSRRRAEGHIRECHGDLHLGNIVALEQTVVPFDCLEFNPDLRWIDTLSEIAFLIMDLDDRGETSLAHRCLNRYLEVTGDYRGMAVLPFYLVYRALVRAKVNAIRSGQPGVSRDERQAALSAGARYLELASRYIEPAAPHLYLTHGLSGSGKTTLTQELLEKGGMVRIRSDVERKRLSGLEQEASSRSALGAGLYSRDTTERTYLELENLAAALLTAGWSVIVDATFLRVDQRTPFFELARCLKVPITLFHFTAPVDVLEGRIKRRLRDATDASEATLEVLHHQIAQRESLTAPEQSCAVVIDTRDPASMAQWMTRSFPGDS
- the mrcB gene encoding penicillin-binding protein 1B codes for the protein MTFAGYAVYLDFEIRGAFEGRRWAVPARVYARSLELFAGAPISIEQLTEELQRLEYRSVTNPQRPGEYHRAGNTLHVHTRQFRFWDAEEPARRLRIQFDGGVLRAVGPDTFGAALPIARLDPPQIGAIYPAHREDRVLIRLADVPPLLIQGLLAVEDRNFYQHSGIDLRAIARAAWANLRALSLVQGASTVTQQLVKNFFLTPERTLWRKSNEALMALLLEWHYDKDEILQAYLNEIYLGQRGRYAIHGFGLASRFYFGRPIEQLDAAQLATLIGFVRGPSYYDPWRHPQRALERRNRVLRQMAGQRLLDSAEAKRLQKQPLGIGERPAGGATPYPGFMDLVRRQLRQFYREEDLTSEGLRIFTTLDPVVQAQAERAVARWMGRLERRSNLSAGTLETALLVSARERGEVLALVGGSEPRYPGFNRVLDAARPIGSLIKPVVYLAALSEPDRYHLATRIDDSPIRIQGQNGTIWSPQNFDGEYRGAVTLRDALTNSYNVPVVRVGMDLGMERVLNSLRQLGARRSLDPYPSLFLGAAALTPLEVGQIYQSLADGGFATPLRGIREVLSADGQPLQRYPLVVEQAADPRAVFLVSSVLQQVVSVGTAKQLAEQISPNAAIAGKTGTTDGMRDSWFAGYTTDHVAVVWVGRDDNEPTGLTGSSGAMRIWGELMARLPLRPLELLPPEGIEWARVDRDSGLIANDRCERSDWLPFVRGSEPRQQAPCATPW
- a CDS encoding tetratricopeptide repeat protein; the encoded protein is MVSPVTELMWWNGMNDGRPRSPLQGLAAILLALLAGCAGVAPDAQDRHLDTTAIAAPVSDLSTPVQAPATQESPAVVALLDQADNQRSGGQLERSVATVERALRIEPRNPRLWLRLAELRLAMAMPERAEQLAMKAKALAVANPVLIEKSWRLIAQARYQRGDTAGAAEALRQAGNYRE
- a CDS encoding ATP-dependent DNA helicase is translated as MAEVVERTLENADILICEAGTGTGKTFAYLVPALRSGLRVLISTGTRNLQDQLFHRDLPRVREALGIPVQAVLLKGRSNYLCQHRMQVTAAEGRFARREDASHFQCIQAWSGRTQDGDIAEVEGIPEDSYLWARVTSTTDNCLGQECEHLQRCFLYKARKRALEADLVVINHHLLFADLALRENGFGELLPSADAVVVDEAHQLPEIAASYFGQSLSARRLEELANDAITERLRDAPDARGIEDAACQLEKATRDMRLAFGREARRGPWDAVRDLPAVSVGVARVLEGLVALRQELEAHAARGKGLESCWRRSDELRGLLATLSGTAVAGYVQWFETTRRGFNLNLTPLDVAEPFQAYLKAAERAWIFTSATLAVGGRFEHFARRLGLEDFTSGRWESPFDYASQGLLYLPPQLPEPNDPGYTRAVVECALPILEASGGRAFLLFTSHRALQEAHDRLKDRIDFPLLVQGSAPKGELLDRFRAAGNAVLLGTASFWEGVDVRGPALSCVIIDRLPFASPGDPVLEARIKALREAGGNPFRDYQLPQAVIGLKQGVGRLIRDEEDSGVLVVCDPRLRTKSYGRVFRQSLPPMPVTQAIDDVRRFFNDPRHHLTALNEAVSS